One window of the Falco rusticolus isolate bFalRus1 chromosome 21, bFalRus1.pri, whole genome shotgun sequence genome contains the following:
- the ZC3H4 gene encoding zinc finger CCCH domain-containing protein 4 isoform X1 — protein MAVESPSVPPAAAASPPSPHSTPPSPSCHHHDSGSCSLPRPPPPLQHHHGPDEREDGELEEGELEDDGGEDAQDPSEPQERGRKEKGEKHHSDSDDEKAHRRMKRKRRKEREKEKRRSKKKRKSKHKRHASSSDDFSDYSEDSDFSPGEKGHRKYREYSPPYSSSHQQYPSSHGAPMPKKSYSKMESKSYGMYEDYENEEYCPYEGEEDEDLGKEDYDDFAKELNQYRRAKEGSHRGRGGRGRGRGYRGRGGRGGGMRGGRGMGRGNRGRGRGDHPEEEEELYDEEMEYCDNEEPMGDDEYDDYSKELNQYRRSKENRGRGLNRGRGRGPRGRGNKGMGRGRGRGGNRSGMGKGGGMNEDDDYYDEDMGDGGGGGNYRRNDHDKPHQQSDKKGKVICKYFVEGRCTWGDHCNFSHDIELPKKRELCKFYITGYCARAENCPYMHGDFPCKLFHTTGNCINGDDCMFSHDPLTEETRELLDKMLADDAEAGAEDEKEVEELKKQGINPLPKPPPGVGLLPTPPRPPGPPAPTSPNGRPMPGGPPPPPPPPLPPPGPQMPPPMHEPLSPQQLQQQQEMYKKIPSLFEIVVRPTGQLAEKLGVRHPGPPPPRFPGPGGPPGPMPGPMHPDMHPDMHPDMHPDMHPDMHPDMHPDMHPDMHPDMPMGPGMNPGPPMGPGPPMMPYGPDDSPHAGMMPPGPPGQGFYDNFYQQQEGLEMDHGMMGDPEDYGGYEDLEGPPGEHMFPDPALDHDALCEGGPPGLPKPPGSIPDFMPSAQRALYLRIQQKQQEEEERARRLAESNKQERENEEGDTGNWYSSDEDDGGSSVTSILKTLRQQSSGRPHGEMGPPPGVSDPRLQKAQAGASGRPADPRLRDPRLSRNAELSVPSLPGDSGPTDPRLARHIPSSVPKPEAPHSGGGGQKPPLLPEEDEGERALRDKPVSIPLDALPGHSLRDPRSQLQQFSHIKMDVVLNKPNFARMILWSPEDLIPLPIPKQEFIPVPAALQAMPTLDPRLNRSQAALADPRQRGGAAPGDAGSSSGTGLPDFELLSRILKTVNAAGGPSDKPSDPRMRKAPADPRLQKSTETGISRAPKTPEPAAGGEAAPAIAPYDPRLLTAGGLSKGSGQSSVLSAISLYDPRTPSGGGGKTPEPPTEGTSKSSDPNKSSGKNKEPLFPRRSALEQPETEKASAESATDRYNSYNRPRPKTAATGAPTQETTPQPGVHNLPVPSVYGVVKQGAKSGAGSPFAGNSPARDGEQDAASLKDVFKGFDPTASPFCQ, from the exons GGAGGAtggagagctggaggaaggggagcTGGAGGACGACGGAGGGGAGGACGCGCAGGATCCCTCCGAACCTCAAGAGAGGGGTcggaaggagaaaggagagaagcaCCACAGCGATTCAGATGATGAGAAAGCCCATCGCCGGATGAAACGCAAGCGTcggaaagagagggagaaagagaagaggagatccaagaagaaaaggaaatccaAACACAAG CGCCACGCTTCTTCCAGCGATGACTTCTCCGACTACAGCGAGGACTCGGACTTCAGTCCCGGTGAAAAGGGACACCGAAAATACAGGGAATACAGCCCTCCCTACTCCTCC TCCCACCAGCAGTACCCGTCCTCTCACGGCGCTCCCATGCCCAAGAAGAGCTACTCCAAGATGGAAAGCAAGAGTTACGGCATGTACGAGGACTACGAGAACGAGGAGTACTGTCCGTACGAGGGGGAGGAGGACGAAGATCTCGGGAAGGAAGATTACGACGACTTTGCCAAGGAGCTGAATCAATACCGCAGAGCCAAGGAAGGCTCCCACCGCGGGCGAG GTGGCCGCGGCCGCGGCCGAGGGTACCGAGGCCGAGGTGGCCGAGGAGGGGGAATGAGAGGAGGCCGAGGCATGGGCCGAGGGAACCGAGGGCGAGGCCGAGGTGACCACCccgaggaagaggaggagctgTATGACGAAGAGATGGAG TACTGCGATAACGAGGAGCCCATGGGCGACGACGAGTACGACGACTACTCCAAAGAGCTGAATCAGTACCGCAGGAGCAAGGAGAATCGTGGACGGG GTTTAAATCGAGGACGCGGTCGCGGCCCCAGAGGACGAGGCAATAAAGGAATGGGCAGAGGACGAGGCAGAGGGGGAAACAGAAGTGGCATGGGGAAAGGCGGTGGGATGAATGAAGACGACGATTACTACGACGAGGACATGGGA GACGGAGGAGGTGGTGGAAATTACCGGCGGAACGACCACGACAAACCCCACCAGCAGTCGGATAAGAAAGGGAAAGTGATCTGCAAATACTTCGTGGAAGGCAGGTGTACCTGG GGCGACCACTGCAATTTCAGTCACGACATCGAACTACCAAAGAAACGGGAACTGTGCAAGTTCTACATCACCGGCTACTGCGCCAGGGCAGAGAACTGCCCTTACATGCATg GGGATTTCCCTTGCAAGCTCTTCCACACCACGGGCAACTGTATCAACGGGGATGATTGCATGTTTTCTCACGATCCGCTGACGGAGGAGACGCGGGAGCTTCTGGACAAG ATGCTGGCGGACGATGCGGAAGCCGGCGCAGAGGATGAGAAAGAAGTAGAAGAACTCAAGAAACAAGGCATtaaccccctccccaaaccacCCCCTGGGGTGGGCTTGCTTCCCACACCTCCTCGCCCTCCCGGACCACCGGCTCCGACGTCTCCCAACGGGAGACCGATGCCCGGAGGtccccctccccctccgccCCCACCGCTGCCACCGCCGGGGCCGCAGATGCCGCCCCCCATGCACGAGCCCCTGTCGccgcagcagctgcagcagcagcaggagatgtACAAGAAGATCCCTTCGCTCTTCGAGATCGTCGTGCGGCCCACGGGGCAGCTGGCGGAGAAGCTGGGCGTGAG gCACCCGGGTCCACCTCCCCCCAGGTTCCCTGGGCCGGGAGGACCCCCAGGCCCCATGCCCGGCCCCATGCACCCCGACATGCACCCCGACATGCACCCAGACATGCACCCCGACATGCACCCGGACATGCACCCCGACATGCACCCGGATATGCACCCGGACATGCACCCGGACATGCCGATGGGCCCGGGGATGAATCCCGGCCCTCCCATGGGTCCGGGCCCCCCCATGATGCCCTACGGACCTGACGATTCCCCGCACGCTGGCATGATGCCGCCGGGCCCGCCGGGCCAGGGCTTCTACGACAACTTCTACCAGCAGCAAGAAGGTTTGGAGATGGATCACGGCATGATGGGAGACCCGG AAGACTACGGCGGCTACGAGGATCTGGAAGGGCCTCCGGGAGAGCACATGTTCCCTGATCCGGCCTTGGATCACGACGCCTTGTGCGAAGGAGGCCCCCCCGGCTTGCCGAAACCGCCGGGCAGCATCCCCGACTTCATGCCGTCGGCACAGAGAGCGCTTTACTTGAGAatccagcagaagcagcaggaggaagaggagcgGGCGCGGAGATTGGCCGAGAGCAACAAGCAGGAGCGTGAAAACGAGGAAG gcGACACCGGTAACTGGTATTCCAGCGACGAAGACGACGGTGGCAGCAGCGTCACCTCCATCCTGAAAACCCTGCGGCAGCAAAGCTCCGGCAGGCCCCACGGAGAAATGGGCCCCCCGCCCGGCGTCAGCGACCCCCGCCTGCAGAAAGCCCAAGCGGGAGCGAGCGGTCGCCCCGCCGATCCTCGTTTACGGGATCCCAGGCTTTCCCGAAACGCGGAGCTTTCCGTCCCGTCTCTCCCGGGGGATTCGGGACCCACCGACCCCAGGCTGGCGCGACACATTCCCTCCTCCGTCCCCAAACCCGAAGCTCCTCATTCCGGCGGCGGTGGGCAGAAACCCCCCCTGCTCCCCGAGGAGGACGAAGGGGAAAGGGCTCTACGGGATAAACCCGTCAGCATCCCCTTGGATGCTCTCCCGGGCCATTCCCTGCGGGATCCCcgctcccagctgcagcagttcagCCACATCAAGATGGACGTTGTCCTCAACAAACCCAACTTCGCCCGCATGATCCTGTGGAGCCCCGAGGATCTGATTCCGCTCCCCATCCCAAAGCAAGAGTTTATTCCCGTCCCGGCTGCTCTTCAAGCCATGCCGACCCTCGATCCGCGGTTGAACAGATCCCAAGCGGCTCTTGCCGATCCCAGGCAGAGGGGGGGAGCCGCGCCGGGGGACGCCGGATCCTCCTCCGGCACCGGGCTCCCCGATTTCGAGCTCCTCTCCAGGATTTTAAAGACTGTGAACGCAGCCGGCGGCCCGAGCGACAAACCCAGCGACCCTCGGATGCGGAAAGCTCCCGCCGATCCCAGGTTACAAAAATCGACGGAAACGGGGATTTCTAGAGCTCCGAAAACCCCGGAaccggcggcggggggcgaAGCCGCCCCCGCCATCGCTCCCTACGACCCCCGGCTGCTGACGGCGGGCGGGCTGAGCAAGGGCAGCGGGCAGAGCAGCGTGCTCAGCGCCATCAGCCTCTACGACCCCAGGACTCCCAGCGGGGGCGGCGGCAAAACTCCCGAACCTCCCACCGAAGGCACCTCCAAATCCTCAGATCCCAACAAATCCAGCGGGAAAAACAAAGAACCCCTTTTCCCCCGCCGCTCCGCCTTGGAGCAACCCGAAACGGAAAAGGCGAGCGCCGAATCCGCCACGGACCGCTACAACAGCTACAACCGGCCTCGGCCCAAAACCGCCGCCACCGGCGCCCCCACCCAGGAGACCACCCCCCAACCCGGCGTCCACAACCTTCCGGTTCCTTCCGTCTACGGGGTGGTCAAACAAGGCGCTAAATCCGGAGCGGGAAGCCCTTTCGCCGGGAATAGCCCGGCTCGGGACGGCGAGCAGGACGCCGCTTCCCTCAAAGACGTCTTTAAGGGGTTCGATCCCACGGCTTCTCCTTTCTGCCAGTga
- the LOC119140519 gene encoding protein phosphatase 1 regulatory subunit 14A-like produces MGAIGATGDYRGYRGYRPPAPRRRVPQRWPRTAWGGGRAGGGSPRVGASPRGGGSPCRPPPPPRSPALQRRPARVTVKYNRRELQRRLDTELWIDRRLAELYRGREGEMPDEVNIDDLLELEADEERAQRLQGILHSCTGDTEGFIQELLVQLKGLPKQQVLQRPSPEDPNPPLPVTPP; encoded by the exons ATGGGGGCTATAGGGGCTACAGGGGACTATAGGGGCTATAGGGGCTATAGG CCGCCCGCTCCCCGGCGCCGCGTGCCTCAGCGATGGCCGCGGACCGCGTGGGgcggcggcagggccgggggggggtcCCCGCGTGTCGGGGCGTCCCCGCGTGGGGGGGGGTCCCCgtgccgccccccgccccccccccgcagccccgcgctGCAGCGGCGCCCGGCGCGGGTCACGGTCAAGTACAACCGGCGGGAGCTGCAGCGGCGGCTGGACACGGAGCTCTGGATCGACCGGCGGCTGGCGGAGCTCTACCGGGGGCGG gaGGGGGAGATGCCGGACGAGGTGAACATCGACGACCTCCTGGAGCTGGAGGCGGATGAGGAGCGAGCCCAGAGGCTCCAG GGCATCCTGCACTCGTGCACCGGCGACACCGAG ggcTTCATCCAGGAGCTCCTCGTCCAGCTCAAGGGGCTCCCCAAGCAGCAAGTCCTCCAGCGACCCAGCCCGGAGGACCCcaacccccccctccccgtgacccccccc
- the ZC3H4 gene encoding zinc finger CCCH domain-containing protein 4 isoform X2, whose product MSADSGKNFPPVSVFGSTDSCLTDMASSPRTHDDCPREDGELEEGELEDDGGEDAQDPSEPQERGRKEKGEKHHSDSDDEKAHRRMKRKRRKEREKEKRRSKKKRKSKHKRHASSSDDFSDYSEDSDFSPGEKGHRKYREYSPPYSSSHQQYPSSHGAPMPKKSYSKMESKSYGMYEDYENEEYCPYEGEEDEDLGKEDYDDFAKELNQYRRAKEGSHRGRGGRGRGRGYRGRGGRGGGMRGGRGMGRGNRGRGRGDHPEEEEELYDEEMEYCDNEEPMGDDEYDDYSKELNQYRRSKENRGRGLNRGRGRGPRGRGNKGMGRGRGRGGNRSGMGKGGGMNEDDDYYDEDMGDGGGGGNYRRNDHDKPHQQSDKKGKVICKYFVEGRCTWGDHCNFSHDIELPKKRELCKFYITGYCARAENCPYMHGDFPCKLFHTTGNCINGDDCMFSHDPLTEETRELLDKMLADDAEAGAEDEKEVEELKKQGINPLPKPPPGVGLLPTPPRPPGPPAPTSPNGRPMPGGPPPPPPPPLPPPGPQMPPPMHEPLSPQQLQQQQEMYKKIPSLFEIVVRPTGQLAEKLGVRHPGPPPPRFPGPGGPPGPMPGPMHPDMHPDMHPDMHPDMHPDMHPDMHPDMHPDMHPDMPMGPGMNPGPPMGPGPPMMPYGPDDSPHAGMMPPGPPGQGFYDNFYQQQEGLEMDHGMMGDPEDYGGYEDLEGPPGEHMFPDPALDHDALCEGGPPGLPKPPGSIPDFMPSAQRALYLRIQQKQQEEEERARRLAESNKQERENEEGDTGNWYSSDEDDGGSSVTSILKTLRQQSSGRPHGEMGPPPGVSDPRLQKAQAGASGRPADPRLRDPRLSRNAELSVPSLPGDSGPTDPRLARHIPSSVPKPEAPHSGGGGQKPPLLPEEDEGERALRDKPVSIPLDALPGHSLRDPRSQLQQFSHIKMDVVLNKPNFARMILWSPEDLIPLPIPKQEFIPVPAALQAMPTLDPRLNRSQAALADPRQRGGAAPGDAGSSSGTGLPDFELLSRILKTVNAAGGPSDKPSDPRMRKAPADPRLQKSTETGISRAPKTPEPAAGGEAAPAIAPYDPRLLTAGGLSKGSGQSSVLSAISLYDPRTPSGGGGKTPEPPTEGTSKSSDPNKSSGKNKEPLFPRRSALEQPETEKASAESATDRYNSYNRPRPKTAATGAPTQETTPQPGVHNLPVPSVYGVVKQGAKSGAGSPFAGNSPARDGEQDAASLKDVFKGFDPTASPFCQ is encoded by the exons ATGAGCGCGGATTCGGGGAAGAATTTTCCCCCGGTCAGTGTTTTTGGCAGTACCGATAGTTGCTTAACAGACATGGCATCTTCGCCGCGTACCCACGACGACTGTCCACG GGAGGAtggagagctggaggaaggggagcTGGAGGACGACGGAGGGGAGGACGCGCAGGATCCCTCCGAACCTCAAGAGAGGGGTcggaaggagaaaggagagaagcaCCACAGCGATTCAGATGATGAGAAAGCCCATCGCCGGATGAAACGCAAGCGTcggaaagagagggagaaagagaagaggagatccaagaagaaaaggaaatccaAACACAAG CGCCACGCTTCTTCCAGCGATGACTTCTCCGACTACAGCGAGGACTCGGACTTCAGTCCCGGTGAAAAGGGACACCGAAAATACAGGGAATACAGCCCTCCCTACTCCTCC TCCCACCAGCAGTACCCGTCCTCTCACGGCGCTCCCATGCCCAAGAAGAGCTACTCCAAGATGGAAAGCAAGAGTTACGGCATGTACGAGGACTACGAGAACGAGGAGTACTGTCCGTACGAGGGGGAGGAGGACGAAGATCTCGGGAAGGAAGATTACGACGACTTTGCCAAGGAGCTGAATCAATACCGCAGAGCCAAGGAAGGCTCCCACCGCGGGCGAG GTGGCCGCGGCCGCGGCCGAGGGTACCGAGGCCGAGGTGGCCGAGGAGGGGGAATGAGAGGAGGCCGAGGCATGGGCCGAGGGAACCGAGGGCGAGGCCGAGGTGACCACCccgaggaagaggaggagctgTATGACGAAGAGATGGAG TACTGCGATAACGAGGAGCCCATGGGCGACGACGAGTACGACGACTACTCCAAAGAGCTGAATCAGTACCGCAGGAGCAAGGAGAATCGTGGACGGG GTTTAAATCGAGGACGCGGTCGCGGCCCCAGAGGACGAGGCAATAAAGGAATGGGCAGAGGACGAGGCAGAGGGGGAAACAGAAGTGGCATGGGGAAAGGCGGTGGGATGAATGAAGACGACGATTACTACGACGAGGACATGGGA GACGGAGGAGGTGGTGGAAATTACCGGCGGAACGACCACGACAAACCCCACCAGCAGTCGGATAAGAAAGGGAAAGTGATCTGCAAATACTTCGTGGAAGGCAGGTGTACCTGG GGCGACCACTGCAATTTCAGTCACGACATCGAACTACCAAAGAAACGGGAACTGTGCAAGTTCTACATCACCGGCTACTGCGCCAGGGCAGAGAACTGCCCTTACATGCATg GGGATTTCCCTTGCAAGCTCTTCCACACCACGGGCAACTGTATCAACGGGGATGATTGCATGTTTTCTCACGATCCGCTGACGGAGGAGACGCGGGAGCTTCTGGACAAG ATGCTGGCGGACGATGCGGAAGCCGGCGCAGAGGATGAGAAAGAAGTAGAAGAACTCAAGAAACAAGGCATtaaccccctccccaaaccacCCCCTGGGGTGGGCTTGCTTCCCACACCTCCTCGCCCTCCCGGACCACCGGCTCCGACGTCTCCCAACGGGAGACCGATGCCCGGAGGtccccctccccctccgccCCCACCGCTGCCACCGCCGGGGCCGCAGATGCCGCCCCCCATGCACGAGCCCCTGTCGccgcagcagctgcagcagcagcaggagatgtACAAGAAGATCCCTTCGCTCTTCGAGATCGTCGTGCGGCCCACGGGGCAGCTGGCGGAGAAGCTGGGCGTGAG gCACCCGGGTCCACCTCCCCCCAGGTTCCCTGGGCCGGGAGGACCCCCAGGCCCCATGCCCGGCCCCATGCACCCCGACATGCACCCCGACATGCACCCAGACATGCACCCCGACATGCACCCGGACATGCACCCCGACATGCACCCGGATATGCACCCGGACATGCACCCGGACATGCCGATGGGCCCGGGGATGAATCCCGGCCCTCCCATGGGTCCGGGCCCCCCCATGATGCCCTACGGACCTGACGATTCCCCGCACGCTGGCATGATGCCGCCGGGCCCGCCGGGCCAGGGCTTCTACGACAACTTCTACCAGCAGCAAGAAGGTTTGGAGATGGATCACGGCATGATGGGAGACCCGG AAGACTACGGCGGCTACGAGGATCTGGAAGGGCCTCCGGGAGAGCACATGTTCCCTGATCCGGCCTTGGATCACGACGCCTTGTGCGAAGGAGGCCCCCCCGGCTTGCCGAAACCGCCGGGCAGCATCCCCGACTTCATGCCGTCGGCACAGAGAGCGCTTTACTTGAGAatccagcagaagcagcaggaggaagaggagcgGGCGCGGAGATTGGCCGAGAGCAACAAGCAGGAGCGTGAAAACGAGGAAG gcGACACCGGTAACTGGTATTCCAGCGACGAAGACGACGGTGGCAGCAGCGTCACCTCCATCCTGAAAACCCTGCGGCAGCAAAGCTCCGGCAGGCCCCACGGAGAAATGGGCCCCCCGCCCGGCGTCAGCGACCCCCGCCTGCAGAAAGCCCAAGCGGGAGCGAGCGGTCGCCCCGCCGATCCTCGTTTACGGGATCCCAGGCTTTCCCGAAACGCGGAGCTTTCCGTCCCGTCTCTCCCGGGGGATTCGGGACCCACCGACCCCAGGCTGGCGCGACACATTCCCTCCTCCGTCCCCAAACCCGAAGCTCCTCATTCCGGCGGCGGTGGGCAGAAACCCCCCCTGCTCCCCGAGGAGGACGAAGGGGAAAGGGCTCTACGGGATAAACCCGTCAGCATCCCCTTGGATGCTCTCCCGGGCCATTCCCTGCGGGATCCCcgctcccagctgcagcagttcagCCACATCAAGATGGACGTTGTCCTCAACAAACCCAACTTCGCCCGCATGATCCTGTGGAGCCCCGAGGATCTGATTCCGCTCCCCATCCCAAAGCAAGAGTTTATTCCCGTCCCGGCTGCTCTTCAAGCCATGCCGACCCTCGATCCGCGGTTGAACAGATCCCAAGCGGCTCTTGCCGATCCCAGGCAGAGGGGGGGAGCCGCGCCGGGGGACGCCGGATCCTCCTCCGGCACCGGGCTCCCCGATTTCGAGCTCCTCTCCAGGATTTTAAAGACTGTGAACGCAGCCGGCGGCCCGAGCGACAAACCCAGCGACCCTCGGATGCGGAAAGCTCCCGCCGATCCCAGGTTACAAAAATCGACGGAAACGGGGATTTCTAGAGCTCCGAAAACCCCGGAaccggcggcggggggcgaAGCCGCCCCCGCCATCGCTCCCTACGACCCCCGGCTGCTGACGGCGGGCGGGCTGAGCAAGGGCAGCGGGCAGAGCAGCGTGCTCAGCGCCATCAGCCTCTACGACCCCAGGACTCCCAGCGGGGGCGGCGGCAAAACTCCCGAACCTCCCACCGAAGGCACCTCCAAATCCTCAGATCCCAACAAATCCAGCGGGAAAAACAAAGAACCCCTTTTCCCCCGCCGCTCCGCCTTGGAGCAACCCGAAACGGAAAAGGCGAGCGCCGAATCCGCCACGGACCGCTACAACAGCTACAACCGGCCTCGGCCCAAAACCGCCGCCACCGGCGCCCCCACCCAGGAGACCACCCCCCAACCCGGCGTCCACAACCTTCCGGTTCCTTCCGTCTACGGGGTGGTCAAACAAGGCGCTAAATCCGGAGCGGGAAGCCCTTTCGCCGGGAATAGCCCGGCTCGGGACGGCGAGCAGGACGCCGCTTCCCTCAAAGACGTCTTTAAGGGGTTCGATCCCACGGCTTCTCCTTTCTGCCAGTga